In one Mycobacteroides chelonae genomic region, the following are encoded:
- the dapC gene encoding succinyldiaminopimelate transaminase: MRVSSRLPEFPWDTIAGAKATAAAHPEGIVDLSVGTPVDSVAPVIRDALAAASDLPGYPATAGTPALRQAIRDAVSRRYGVVPLADDAVLPVIGTKELIAWLPTLLGLGSDDLIVIPELAYPTYEVGARLAGVPTVRADSLTQLGPQHPALIYLNSPSNPTGAVLPVEHLRKVVEWARERGALVVSDECYLGLGWDAEPVSVLDPRVCDGDTTGLLAVHSLSKTSSLAGYRAGFVLGDPSVVGELLAVRKHAGMMVPGPVQAAMTAALNEDGHQRDQRARYQIRRDKLSKALIGNGFRIDHSEAGLYLWSTRGDSCDDALAYLAQRGILVAPGRFYGPRGKEHVRVALTATDERIDAAIARLAD, translated from the coding sequence CTGCGGGTCTCGTCCCGGCTTCCGGAGTTTCCGTGGGACACCATCGCCGGTGCGAAGGCGACCGCTGCGGCGCACCCCGAAGGGATTGTCGACCTTTCCGTCGGTACCCCGGTGGACAGTGTGGCCCCGGTCATCCGCGACGCATTGGCCGCGGCCAGCGACCTTCCCGGATATCCGGCGACCGCCGGCACGCCGGCATTGCGCCAGGCAATCCGCGACGCGGTATCGCGGCGATACGGCGTGGTGCCGCTTGCCGACGACGCCGTGCTGCCGGTCATCGGCACCAAGGAACTCATCGCGTGGCTGCCGACCCTGCTCGGGCTGGGTAGCGACGACCTGATCGTCATCCCCGAGTTGGCGTATCCCACCTATGAAGTGGGCGCCCGGCTTGCCGGTGTGCCCACGGTCCGCGCGGACTCGCTGACCCAGCTGGGTCCGCAGCATCCCGCCCTGATCTACCTCAACTCGCCCAGCAATCCCACCGGCGCGGTGCTGCCGGTGGAGCATCTGCGCAAGGTTGTCGAGTGGGCTCGTGAGCGCGGCGCCCTCGTGGTGTCCGATGAGTGTTACCTCGGGCTCGGGTGGGACGCCGAGCCGGTGTCGGTTCTCGATCCACGGGTCTGCGACGGCGATACCACCGGATTGTTGGCCGTGCACTCGCTATCCAAGACCTCATCGCTGGCGGGGTACCGGGCCGGATTCGTGCTGGGCGACCCATCGGTGGTCGGTGAGTTGCTCGCGGTACGCAAGCACGCCGGGATGATGGTGCCGGGACCGGTGCAGGCGGCGATGACCGCGGCGCTGAACGAGGACGGGCATCAGCGCGATCAGCGTGCCCGCTACCAGATTCGTCGCGACAAGCTTTCGAAGGCGTTGATCGGCAACGGATTCCGGATCGACCACTCCGAGGCGGGCTTGTATCTGTGGTCGACGCGGGGTGACTCCTGTGATGACGCGCTGGCGTACCTGGCCCAGCGTGGGATTCTGGTGGCGCCCGGACGGTTCTATGGCCCCCGCGGCAAGGAACATGTGCGGGTGGCCCTCACCGCGACCGATGAGCGGATCGACGCCGCGATCGCGCGCCTGGCCGACTGA
- a CDS encoding acyl-CoA synthetase, protein MLLTSLHPKSPDLADAVRIGEDSWGRADLVGAATAAAERIGGASGPIAVLARPSIDTVLSVIAGLIAGVPIVPVPADVGVAERRHILADSGAIAWLGETPDEPEGLPHVPVRRHARSWHQYSEPRPESTALIVYTSGTTGAPKGVQLSRRALAASLDGLADAWTWTPDDVLVHGLPLFHVHGLVLGLLGSLRVGNRFVHTVKPTPEAYAATPGTLYFGVPTVWSRVAADQSCARALSSARLLVSGSAPLPVPVFDQLRALTGHAPIERYGATETVITLSTRADGERRAGWVGHPLTGVQTRLLAEDGGAAPDDGETVGQLQVQGPTLFSGYLNLPEKTAEVLTEDGWYRTGDVAVVDADGMHRIVGRESVDLIKSGGYRIGAGEIETVLLGHPGIVEVAVVGVPDDDLGQRIVAYVVGDVVEDDVIGFVAQQLSVHKRPREVRRVDALPRNAMGKVLKKELITWT, encoded by the coding sequence ATGCTGCTGACGTCCCTTCACCCCAAGTCGCCCGATCTCGCGGACGCGGTTCGCATCGGTGAGGACAGCTGGGGTCGCGCCGACCTGGTAGGTGCGGCGACGGCAGCAGCCGAACGCATCGGTGGCGCCTCGGGTCCGATCGCGGTGCTGGCTCGTCCGAGCATCGACACGGTGCTGTCCGTCATCGCCGGGCTCATCGCCGGAGTCCCCATCGTGCCGGTGCCGGCAGACGTTGGGGTGGCCGAACGCCGCCACATCCTGGCCGATAGCGGGGCCATCGCGTGGCTGGGTGAAACACCAGACGAGCCAGAGGGATTGCCGCACGTGCCGGTACGCCGCCACGCGCGTTCCTGGCATCAATACTCCGAACCTCGCCCCGAGTCGACCGCGCTCATCGTGTACACCTCGGGGACAACCGGTGCGCCGAAAGGCGTACAGCTGAGTCGGCGCGCGTTGGCCGCCAGCCTGGACGGGCTGGCTGATGCGTGGACGTGGACACCCGACGACGTTCTGGTACATGGGCTTCCGCTGTTCCACGTGCACGGGCTGGTACTCGGCCTGCTCGGATCGTTGCGTGTGGGAAATCGGTTTGTACACACCGTCAAGCCGACACCCGAGGCGTACGCCGCCACTCCCGGCACGTTGTACTTCGGTGTGCCCACGGTCTGGTCGCGGGTGGCGGCCGACCAATCCTGCGCTCGTGCACTGTCTTCGGCGCGGCTACTGGTGTCGGGGAGTGCCCCACTGCCGGTGCCCGTTTTTGACCAGCTGCGCGCGCTCACCGGACATGCCCCGATCGAGCGCTACGGCGCCACTGAGACTGTCATCACGCTATCGACGCGTGCCGACGGAGAGCGGCGCGCAGGCTGGGTGGGTCACCCCTTGACGGGGGTGCAGACCCGTCTGCTGGCCGAGGATGGCGGCGCGGCCCCAGATGACGGGGAAACCGTTGGCCAGCTGCAGGTTCAGGGCCCTACGCTGTTCAGCGGCTATCTCAACCTGCCAGAAAAGACCGCCGAGGTGCTCACCGAAGACGGCTGGTATCGCACCGGGGACGTCGCCGTCGTCGACGCCGACGGAATGCACCGGATCGTCGGACGCGAATCGGTTGACCTGATCAAATCGGGTGGCTACCGCATAGGTGCCGGTGAAATCGAAACCGTGCTCCTGGGTCATCCCGGGATCGTGGAGGTCGCGGTGGTGGGAGTACCCGATGACGACCTAGGGCAACGCATCGTCGCCTACGTTGTCGGTGATGTGGTGGAGGACGACGTCATTGGCTTCGTGGCACAACAACTCTCGGTGCACAAGCGTCCCCGCGAGGTCCGTCGGGTGGACGCGCTACCCCGGAATGCCATGGGGAAGGTCCTGAAAAAGGAGCTGATCACTTGGACGTGA
- a CDS encoding DinB family protein has protein sequence MDVTAEIVDQINWHWTSQLRPRFDGLTDDEYFWEPVQGCWSLRPRGTATTPLQGGSGDYVIEFAAPPPEPAPVTTIAWRLGHILVGVLGARITSHFPESWAGPAIDYLTYDYPVTAADALQRLDVLYAAWLDGVRGKDDGAMALPVGPAEGPWADKPFLTLALHINRELLHHGAEIALLRDLYGRRRN, from the coding sequence TTGGACGTGACCGCGGAGATCGTCGATCAGATCAACTGGCACTGGACCTCCCAGCTGCGTCCCCGCTTCGACGGGCTCACCGACGACGAATACTTCTGGGAACCGGTGCAGGGCTGCTGGAGTCTGCGGCCACGCGGCACCGCGACGACTCCGCTGCAGGGTGGATCAGGCGACTATGTGATCGAATTCGCCGCTCCACCCCCCGAACCCGCGCCGGTCACCACCATCGCCTGGCGGCTCGGCCATATTCTCGTGGGCGTACTCGGGGCGCGTATCACCAGTCATTTCCCCGAGAGCTGGGCCGGACCGGCCATCGATTACCTGACCTACGACTACCCGGTCACCGCGGCCGACGCCCTGCAGCGCCTTGATGTCTTGTATGCCGCATGGCTCGACGGCGTGCGCGGCAAAGACGACGGGGCAATGGCACTACCGGTCGGTCCGGCCGAAGGCCCATGGGCCGACAAGCCGTTTCTGACACTGGCACTGCACATCAATCGCGAATTGCTGCACCACGGCGCGGAGATCGCGCTGTTGCGCGATCTGTACGGCCGGCGCCGGAACTAG
- the pruA gene encoding L-glutamate gamma-semialdehyde dehydrogenase: protein MDAITNVPAPVNEPVLTYAPNTPERDRLTTALGELSASPIDLPHVIGGVRRMSEGERIDVVQPHNHRAVLGTVTNAGHAEAGDAVEAAVAAKNDWAALSFDDRAAVFLRAADLLSGPWRATLNAATMLGQSKTAYQAEIDSACELADFWRFNVQFARHILAEQPSSGGGAWNRMEYRPLEGFVYAITPFNFTAIAGNLPTAPALLGNTVVWKPSVTQAFAAHFTLELLEAAGLPPGVINLLNGDGIAVSDVTLADPRLAGIHFTGSTRTFQHLWREVGTNIDRYDTYPRLVGETGGKDFVVAHTSARPDVLRTALIRGAFDYQGQKCSAASRAFVARSVWDQMGDEFLDATSALTYGDVTDLANFGGAVIDEKSFKRNAAAIDRAKSAGVTIAAGGEYDDSEGYFIRPTVLLSDDPTDEAFSTEYFGPILAVHVYPDDDYERILDIVDTGSRYALTGAVIADDRQAVQAASDRLRFAAGNFYINDKPTGAVVGQQPFGGGRASGTNDKAGSPLNLQRWLLPRSIKETFDAPTEYEYPHMEREDG, encoded by the coding sequence ATGGATGCCATCACCAACGTGCCGGCGCCCGTCAACGAGCCGGTGCTCACGTACGCCCCTAACACTCCCGAACGCGACCGATTGACGACAGCATTGGGTGAGCTGAGTGCCTCGCCCATCGATCTGCCGCATGTGATTGGTGGCGTTCGCCGAATGAGTGAGGGCGAACGCATCGATGTGGTGCAGCCACACAACCACCGTGCCGTGCTGGGGACCGTCACCAACGCAGGTCATGCCGAAGCCGGCGACGCGGTCGAGGCCGCGGTCGCCGCGAAGAATGATTGGGCGGCACTGTCATTCGATGACAGGGCGGCCGTCTTCCTGCGAGCCGCCGATCTGCTGTCAGGTCCGTGGCGGGCCACCCTGAATGCCGCCACCATGCTGGGCCAGTCGAAAACCGCGTATCAGGCTGAGATCGATTCGGCCTGCGAGCTGGCCGACTTCTGGCGGTTCAACGTGCAATTCGCCCGGCATATCCTCGCGGAACAGCCCAGCAGCGGCGGCGGCGCGTGGAACCGGATGGAATACCGCCCCCTCGAGGGCTTCGTCTACGCCATCACCCCCTTCAACTTCACCGCCATCGCCGGGAATCTTCCAACGGCCCCAGCACTTTTGGGTAATACGGTGGTGTGGAAGCCGTCCGTTACCCAGGCCTTCGCCGCGCACTTCACCCTGGAGCTCCTCGAAGCCGCCGGATTGCCGCCCGGTGTCATCAACCTGCTCAACGGGGACGGCATCGCGGTATCGGATGTGACGCTCGCCGACCCGCGTCTGGCGGGTATCCATTTCACCGGCTCCACCCGGACATTCCAGCACCTGTGGCGTGAGGTCGGGACCAACATCGACAGGTATGACACCTACCCGCGGCTTGTCGGGGAGACAGGCGGCAAGGACTTCGTCGTCGCGCACACCTCAGCGCGTCCAGACGTGTTGCGTACCGCACTTATTCGTGGTGCGTTCGACTACCAGGGGCAGAAATGTTCGGCGGCCTCTCGCGCCTTCGTGGCCCGCTCGGTGTGGGATCAGATGGGCGATGAGTTCCTCGATGCCACGTCCGCGTTGACCTACGGGGACGTCACCGACCTCGCCAACTTCGGCGGTGCCGTCATCGACGAGAAGTCGTTCAAGCGCAACGCCGCCGCCATCGATCGTGCCAAGAGTGCCGGGGTGACGATCGCGGCGGGAGGCGAATACGACGACAGCGAAGGATATTTCATTCGCCCCACGGTGTTGCTCTCGGACGACCCGACCGACGAGGCGTTTTCCACCGAGTACTTCGGCCCGATCCTGGCGGTGCACGTCTACCCCGACGACGACTACGAGCGCATCCTCGACATCGTCGATACCGGTTCCCGATACGCGCTCACCGGCGCTGTCATCGCCGACGACCGCCAAGCCGTCCAGGCGGCCAGTGACCGGCTTCGCTTCGCCGCGGGCAACTTCTACATCAACGACAAGCCCACCGGCGCTGTCGTCGGCCAGCAGCCCTTCGGTGGTGGCAGGGCATCGGGTACCAACGACAAGGCCGGGTCGCCGCTGAATCTGCAGCGCTGGCTGCTGCCGCGATCCATCAAGGAAACATTCGACGCCCCAACCGAATACGAATACCCCCACATGGAGCGTGAGGATGGCTGA
- a CDS encoding proline dehydrogenase family protein produces the protein MAEWFGKTARPAILAASRSARLRHAAERMPLTRQVVRRFVPGESEDDVLAAGTALLDSGRFISIDYLGEDTTDIEQATRTVSAYLSLLDALAQRSDTVHTGVRPLEISLKLSALGQALPHGGEQIALENAQLLCAKADQAGVWVTVDAEDHTTTDSTLGIVRELRTDFPWLGTVLQSYLKRTYADCVDLSGPGSRIRLCKGAYDEPESVAHRDPEDVDVAYLRCLRVLMEGDGYPMVASHDPAIIDAANLMARETGRGPGDYEYQMLYGIRDAEQRRLSGEGHHMRVYVPFGEEWYGYFVRRIAERPANMTFFLRALLSGG, from the coding sequence ATGGCTGAGTGGTTCGGCAAAACAGCCAGACCCGCCATCCTGGCGGCCAGTAGGTCTGCGCGGCTTCGGCACGCCGCCGAGCGCATGCCGTTGACGCGCCAGGTAGTGCGCCGTTTCGTCCCCGGTGAATCCGAGGACGATGTTCTTGCGGCGGGTACCGCACTGCTGGACTCGGGGCGGTTCATCTCGATTGACTACCTGGGCGAGGACACCACCGATATCGAGCAGGCCACCCGTACGGTGTCGGCGTACCTCTCGCTGCTGGACGCTCTGGCGCAGCGCAGCGACACCGTACATACCGGTGTGCGTCCGCTGGAGATTTCCCTGAAACTCTCCGCTCTGGGCCAGGCGTTGCCGCATGGTGGCGAGCAGATAGCCCTGGAAAACGCGCAGCTGTTGTGTGCCAAGGCCGATCAGGCCGGGGTATGGGTCACCGTCGACGCCGAGGATCACACCACTACCGATTCGACCCTGGGTATCGTGCGTGAACTGCGCACCGACTTCCCGTGGCTGGGTACCGTGCTGCAGTCCTATCTGAAACGTACGTATGCCGATTGCGTCGATCTCTCCGGTCCGGGCTCGCGCATTCGATTGTGCAAGGGGGCCTATGACGAGCCCGAATCGGTGGCGCATCGAGACCCCGAGGACGTCGATGTCGCGTACCTGCGTTGCCTGCGCGTCTTGATGGAGGGTGACGGCTACCCGATGGTGGCCTCACACGATCCAGCCATCATCGATGCGGCCAACCTGATGGCGCGCGAGACAGGCAGGGGACCAGGCGATTACGAATACCAGATGCTGTACGGGATTCGCGATGCCGAACAGCGCCGCCTCTCAGGTGAGGGGCACCACATGCGGGTGTACGTGCCGTTCGGCGAGGAGTGGTACGGATACTTTGTGCGACGCATCGCCGAGCGTCCCGCCAACATGACCTTCTTCCTGCGCGCGCTGCTTTCCGGGGGCTAG